The window CTCGTGACGCGCCACCTGCGCTTCTCGCTGCCGTACCGCGCGCTGTACTCGCAGACCCTGCGCCCGGAGACCGCCACCCGACTCGTCGACGCCCTCGCCCTGCTGCTCGTGCGGCTGCACATCATCGGCTTCTACTGGGGCGACGTGTCGCTCTCGAACACACTGTTCCGTCGCGACGCGGGCTCGTTCGCCGCGTACCTGGTCGATGCCGAGACCGGCAAGCTCTACCCCGGCGGCCTGTCGAACGGGCAGCGCGAGAACGACCTCGAGGTGGCGCGCGTGAACATCGCCGGCGAACTCCTCGACCTCGAAGCGGGTGGGCGTCTCGACGAGAACGCCGACCCCGTCGACGTCTCCAACCGCATCGTGGCGCAGTACCGGACGCTCTGGACCGAGCTCACGGGCACCGAGCAGTTCGACATCAAGGAGCGCTGGCGCATCAACGACCGCGTCGAGCGGCTCAACGAACTCGGCTTCGACATCGAGGAGCTCTCGATCCACACGACCGAGGGCGGTTCGCAGGTGCGGATCCAGCCGAAGGTCGTCGACGCCGGGCACCACCAGCGACGCCTGCTGCGGTTGACCGGCCTGGACGCCGGCGAGAACCAGGCCCGACGTCTGCTCAACGACCTCGACTCGTACCGGGCGCGCAACGGCCGCGACGAACTCGACGAGGAGATGGTGGCGCACGAGTGGGTCTCGCGGGTCTTCGAGCCCGTCGTCCGTTCGATCCCCCGCGACCTGCGCGGCCGACTCGAACCCGCCGAGGTCTTCCACGAGCTGCTCGAGCACCGCTGGTTCATGTCCCAGCAGGAAGAGCGTTCGGTCTCACTGCCCGAGGCCACGACCGCCTACATCAACGACGTGCTGCGCCACCGCCGTGACGAGCGCCTGCTCATCAACCCGCCGACGTCGTCGATGACGCTGCCCATCCCCGTGGTCGACGACGCCGAGCCCGCGGGCGACGAGTCCGACGACGTCGAGGACTGGCGC of the Curtobacterium sp. TC1 genome contains:
- a CDS encoding DUF4032 domain-containing protein, whose translation is MPDSMSITAATVDPGLLDLPWDLPLADWPDETIVALPKGISRHLVRFVHLSGYVAAVKETGEEVARAEYDMLRTLQRMDVPCVDPVAVITNRVDADGEQLHPVLVTRHLRFSLPYRALYSQTLRPETATRLVDALALLLVRLHIIGFYWGDVSLSNTLFRRDAGSFAAYLVDAETGKLYPGGLSNGQRENDLEVARVNIAGELLDLEAGGRLDENADPVDVSNRIVAQYRTLWTELTGTEQFDIKERWRINDRVERLNELGFDIEELSIHTTEGGSQVRIQPKVVDAGHHQRRLLRLTGLDAGENQARRLLNDLDSYRARNGRDELDEEMVAHEWVSRVFEPVVRSIPRDLRGRLEPAEVFHELLEHRWFMSQQEERSVSLPEATTAYINDVLRHRRDERLLINPPTSSMTLPIPVVDDAEPAGDESDDVEDWRATV